A region from the Vicia villosa cultivar HV-30 ecotype Madison, WI linkage group LG3, Vvil1.0, whole genome shotgun sequence genome encodes:
- the LOC131658739 gene encoding uncharacterized protein LOC131658739 — translation MVFKVITIIVPFADTAFSLPSKIQKTLSMEKPPTKRRTTTTRQKTTMKTTDSRPTPTTPTRRSARHANISHDPTPSEQTTTESQNPNPPPTTQIVTVPQPTKPSSSHVSTQSSEGTSLVSSSFQAYDHPSEISTNEFISDDDVRALYNEKWRSLPIVAGKTVNLDSYSIWGYDINELAIATGWTNFLQLSDVFYPRLVRSFFAAIKPSDSDTQLISSVKGCQITLTPELLCDILHVPNNGLHLFNEDWPSSYDLDIESYRLSITKHPNDRFVSANLEPLSHIIHNFCIHTILPRKGSMERITDKDLLVIYHFSKKTPLNIGYLVLNYLKYTGLRARSAPYGMLLTKIFKHFNVPLDDEDSFEINKVLDASKLKRMKIPSLKRAPSPKPEAKSKRRRLVKQFAPTEPLETGTNSPNSPNSLNTNSPIPLSVALPNTAALESPQEPSSISPHASKSTSPKETNQQSPEITQCIDLTSTSPIPVESSPQTVVITQAPVSLPTETISNVSSPPNLETSNTDMINIFALENLLSSPPSASAHQPPSPMSPHTPASAQLSSLISMLEAELLTPPTSNQQNSIIPHVATYTSPTMTTNPLPTTSPLNSPNSFKEPSPRRIQLSSINHTDSNDLTAQIEAFFNNSAQLSEQSDPTESLVMPSVPPPDPYVFQTNSPIFSSPKEDDDNSFNVQTLLAPRYDSSPPRNTTDNSNTLPQVPITSITSSFFNNFPSIGNRPPVYPRSVTSSETVNPHQGINLRSYTALQKQLMAYQKFWIDYVTEQVCPRFPGMPPPDPSQIQFPFLPLSSEATSDDEPSGS, via the coding sequence ATGGTATTCAAAGTTATAACTATCATTGTTCCATTTGCTGATACTGCATTCTCTCTTCCGTCCAAAATACAGAAAACCCTTTCCATGGAAAAACCACCCACCAAGCGCCGCACCACCACCACTCGACAGAAAACCACCATGAAAACCACTGACTCTCGACCAACACCCACCACTCCCACCCGTCGCTCAGCTCGACATGCAAACATCTCTCACGATCCAACTCCCTCTGAGCAAACTACAACTGAATCCCAAAACCCTAATCCTCCTCCCACAACCCAGATCGTCACTGTTCCTCAACCTACCAAACCATCCTCCTCACACGTTTCCACTCAATCGAGCGAAGGAACCTCTCTCGTTTCATCGTCTTTCCAAGCTTATGACCATCCATCTGAAATTTCAACCAACGAATTCATATCTGACGATGATGTTCGTGCTCTCTACAATGAAAAATGGCGCTCCCTTCCTATCGTGGCCGGCAAAACCGTCAACCTGGATAGTTACTCTATCTGGGGTTACGACATCAACGAGCTTGCAATAGCCACAGGTTGGACCAATTTTCTCCAACTCTCTGATGTTTTCTACCCTAGACTAGTTAGAAGCTTTTTTGCTGCCATTAAACCCTCTGACAGTGATACACAGCTCATCTCTTCTGTAAAAGGTTGTCAAATAACCCTAACCCCAGAGCTCCTTTGTGATATTTTGCATGTCCCAAATAATGGACTTCACCTCTTTAATGAGGACTGGCCCTCATCTTATGACCTAGACATTGAATCCTACAGACTCTCTATCACAAAACATCCAAATGACCGTTTTGTGTCTGCCAACCTTGAACCCCTCAGCCATATCATTCATAACTTCTGCATTCATACTATCCTTCCAAGAAAAGGCAGTATGGAACGAATCACTGATAAAGACCTCCTTGTCATCTACCATTTCTCAAAGAAAACCCCTCTAAATATTGGATATTTAGTGCTCAACTATCTCAAATACACTGGCCTGAGAGCAAGAAGCGCCCCCTATGGTATGCTTCTTACCAAAATATTCAAGCACTTCAATGTTCCTCTGGATGATGAGGACTCCTTCGAGATAAACAAAGTCCTGGATGCCTCCAAGTTGAAGCGCATGAAAATTCCTTCACTCAAGCGAGCACCATCGCCTAAACCTGAGGCCAAATCCAAGCGCAGGCGTCTTGTCAAACAATTTGCTCCAACCGAGCCTTTAGAAACAGGTACCAACTCTCCTAACTCTCCAAACAGCCTGAACACAAATTCCCCCATTCCATTATCTGTGGCTCTTCCAAACACTGCTGCCCTAGAATCCCCACAAGAACCCTCATCAATCTCTCCTCATGCCTCTAAATCCACATCTCCAAAGGAAACAAATCAACAATCTCCTGAAATCACACAATGCATTGACCTCACCTCTACATCACCAATCCCAGTAGAATCTTCACCACAAACAGTTGTCATCACTCAAGCTCCAGTTTCTCTCCCaactgaaactatctcaaatgTTTCAAGTCCTCCAAACCTAGAGACTTCTAACACTGACATGATCAACATTTTCGCTCTTGAAAACCTACTCTCGAGTCCTCCTAGTGCTTCAGCTCATCAACCACCCTCACCAATGTCTCCTCACACTCCTGCTTCAGCTCAGCTGTCCTCACTCATATCCATGCTTGAGGCTGAATTGTTAACTCCACCCACttcaaatcaacaaaactcaattaTTCCCCATGTTGCAACATACACTTCCCCTACCATGACAACAAATCCTCTCCCCACGACCTCACCTCTGAACTCTCCTAATTCATTCAAAGAACCTTCTCCTAGAAGAATTCAACTCTCCTCCATCAATCACACAGACTCCAATGATCTCACTGCTCAGATTGAAGCATTTTTTAACAACTCTGCTCAGCTATCTGAACAAAGTGATCCTACAGAATCACTTGTCATGCCTTCTGTTCCACCACCTGATCCTTATGTCTTTCAAACAAACTCTCCAATATTTTCTTCTCCTAAGGAAGATGATGATAACTCCTTCAATGTTCAAACACTGCTTGCTCCGAGGTATGACTCATCACCTCCTAGAAACACCACCGATAATTCCAATACCCTTCCTCAGGTTCCCATCACTTCCATCACATCCTCATTTTTTAACAACTTCCCCAGCATTGGTAATCGTCCTCCCGTTTATCCTCGATCTGTAACCTCATCTGAAACGGTTAACCCCCATCAAGGCATCAACCTTCGATCCTACACAGCTCTCCAAAAGCAGTTAATGGCTTACCAAAAATTCTGGATTGATTATGTCACTGAACAAGTATGCCCGAGGTTTCCAGGAATGCCTCCTCCGGATCCCTCTCAGATTCAGTTTCCATTTCTACCATTATCTTCTGAGGCTACTTCTGATGATGAACCATCTGGTTCTTAA